The genomic interval tattattattattattattattattatctgcagtATACACGTATGGATGCTCTAATATTAAAAGTACATAGGGCGCAAAGCGTAGCCTATGTCCTCTTACGGAACATAAGTCTCTATATAAAGGagcgttttaaaataataaaatacattctatatatatatatcataacaataataatccttaaaatcctaaatcctaaaattctaatttaaatttaaatttaaaaataaataaataaataaaaaaatccttaaaattttctaacaCTCTATAATTTCTAAAGTTCGTAAGATTATTTGACGATGGCCTTGAAGGCCCGCGCTATGTTAAGCGAACTTGAGATAATAGCTTTCTGCATCCTTCTGAGAACCTCCCTTCCTCTAGCGCCCAcaagtttctttattgttttctctaaatCTTTAGACCAACCGCCTAGCACATCAATCACTACGTTGCACTGTTCCACGACATAGCCAGGGTACTGCTTCCTTAACTCCCAGCGCAGTGGAgcatacttttccgtcttctcCCTCTCCTTTTTCCCACGGTTGTCTAaccaggggcaactcatttcaACTGCCCAGACTCGTTTCCTCCTGTGATCCACAAATCTGACGTCCACTCTGTTGGCCTTGACATAGCTTTGTTCGGCATACACTGGTATATCCCAGTAAGCTTGAGCTTCCGGAGATTCGTACACTGGTTTGGGTCCCACTAACGAGTACCATGGTGGTACTGAGTCCACTAGCTGCAGGTCTTTACACACCTCAAAGAACAACACCTTAAGTGCAGCGTTGTGTCGCTCCAAGTACTTGGACTGTGCTAAAGCAGGACATCCTGCAAGAACATGCGCAAGAGTTTCTGCAGCGCCTCCGCACAACCTACACGTGATCTCTCCTTGTGAAGTTCCTGTTTTGATCTTTGTATACACTCTAGTAGGGGTGAGCTGTTCGTAAAGCTCCAGTACCCCGGTAATCGTGTGGGTGGGTGCTGAGGGCCACTCCCGTAGCCAAGCAAAACACTCATCCATGCTCAGATCTTTGTCGTGCCACCGTGCACACAGCAAGCGACCATGCCACTGCTCGCTCTCAATCTCTTCCTGTAACTTCTCCGTCACAGTCCTCCTCAAATAACCCTTAACTTTCTTCCCTAGAATTTCTGTATCCGGAGCTTGGCGCGGGCTGCATGACGGTTTCGGATAGTTCAAAGTCAAACCCGTGTCCAGCTCCTCCGCGTACTTGCATGCCTCCTTAACCAACGAAGTGAATCCCATCTCACTCGCCCTCTCTTCAAACTTCTGAACTAACCTCATGGTAGGATCTGTATTCTCATACAGCTTAATTGcagatttgatttttgttagCTTGTATTCTTGCTCAATTGCGCGTAGGCCACGCCCACCCTTGTCCCTGGGTAGATACAACATAGCCGTCGAACTTAGCGGATGCTTCCCTCCGTTCTCACATATTATCTTTCTCACCTCTCTGTCGATCACTCTAAGCTCTGTAATAGGCCAATGCTGAGTCCACATCAAATAGGAGAGGACTGGAAGAGCAAACTGGTTACTTGCAGTCACACGGTTGGAATCAGACAGGGGGCTACTCCAAATTAATGACAACCTTTGCAGGTACACCTTTGCCGCACATTCCAATGCCAGCTTCTCATCCTGCATCACAGTCTCTCTCACCCCTAGAAACTTGTAAGTAGAACTCGAGTCCAAGCTTTCCACGACCCCCTCGTGACCTAACCTCACACCTGCTGCATCATGCACTTGAGCCCCTTTCCTCACATGAATCACATTGCACTTCTTAGGATTCCATGTTAGTCCAATGTCCTCCATGGCGGCACTGGTAGATTTTAAAACTCTGTTGAGCTTAGGTTCAGAGGACGCAAAAACTTTCAGATCATCAATATACATTAAATAGGATACCTTGGCACTTATAGGCTTAGACAACTTATATCCCTCAGTAGCTTCCAGTGACCAGGCTATTGGATTTAAACATAGCGTAAAGAGGCGCGGACAGAGTGAGTCTCCCTGCGGCAATCCTCTGTTAAATCGAATACAACGAGAGGTTTCGGGACCACGTTTGGTGGAAGTAACAATCCTGGTATTCCAGCTTGCAACTAAGAATCTCATGACTCTACAAAGCCAGGAAGGAAAGCGGTGAACTTCCATAATTTCAAGCAGCCAGCTGTGATCCACCGAGTCGTAGGCCTTCTTTACATCTACCCAAGCCATGCTTAGGTTTCGTTTTCCTCTGTGACAATCTAACGTCACCATTCTGTCAGTCATAAGATTGTCTGACGTCCCACTGCAGCCCAATCTGGCTCCCCTTTGTCCACTCTCCATCAGGTCGAATTCTCTCAAATGATTGTCCATTGGTGTCTGAAGGCACGACGTGAACCATTTGTAGATGTTATTTAGGCACGTTATTGGTCGCTGATTCTCGCTGCTGAATTCACCTGGTTTAGGGATGAGTCGCGTTTTTCCCTCAGAAAACCAAGTGGGATATTCCTCGGTGCTTTCAGAGATGGCAACGAAGGCTTTAGTGATCCCCTCATGCAGCACATGCATGCGCTTCCACCAATAGTTAACAAGGCGGTCAGGCCCTGGGGCGctccagtttcttttcttgAGTAAACACTTGACCGCTTCAGAGCACTCTAACCTCCAGGACCCCTCCGAAGGCACTGGAACCTTCCTAGCAATTGCTTCCTTGATCTTACTCAGCCATTGTGCTTCCTTGTTCCCAGTCCCTCTCGTCTCCCATAACTCTATCCAGAAATTGCTTGCATCCTCAATGTTCTCAAATCTCTCTTCACTATCACACCCAGAGCGATTGCTAGAGGTACTCTGATATTTAGGTCGCTCCTCGTCTTCACTGCACAGCGCCCTGAAATGTGcgtaaactttccttgtatCTTGATTGAACTGCCGGTTAATCGATCTTGCTTCATGAAGCTTTTTTCCTCTGGTATATCCAGCTTTTAGTTTACGTAACTGtgactttttcttttccatataattaatcagttcaGAAGAAGAGATCTTTTTACATTCTTCCATCAAAATAGTCctgttttttcttcctttcttggtGATCTTTCTGTTTTCCCTGATTCGCTCTAACTCAGCTTTTGCAATCGATATTCTTTTTCTCAGCTCCGTCactttcttttcaaattctctCTTATATTTGTCACTATGCCTTTTTCCACTGTCAGTCCGCATGTTATGTTCTTTTCTCCAACCCTTAATGAGCAGAAACGCTATGACAGCCGAGTATAATGCGCAATTAGCAACCCATAGATATCCGAAAGGGTTTTCCACAGGGAGGACTGTGTTTTGACTCATTATTTCGCCAACAGTCTTGTTGACTATATTGATTTCATTCCCAGAGGgcttttcttttattctggTGTCAAACCCACGGCTGGTGTAATCGCCTGGTTGAAGATTCACCGATGCGAATAATCGTAACGCCTTTCCCAATAGATCGTCTTTGTCCTCGGTAAGAGTATTAACTGGTCCCACTGGAATTACAGTCTGATCCTGTGTACTATGCAGATTCGACTCTTGCTCCTGTTTATTAGCATTTCGCGCTGACTGGCACTTACCAGCGCGCTGTTCTGATTCTCCATTATTGCTGTCTATTAAACCATTCTGCTTTCGTTTTCCAATTCGCCTGATGATACTACTAGTAGCATCCCCCATCGACTTTTCTAAGCGAGCGGCCTGATCTCTCAGGTTTTGGCTTGTTAAACCAAAGTCCTCATAACCCATAGCATCCCACATCTCTTTCATCACTTGCATATATCCCTTTTTACGTCCGCTCTCTGATAATGGTGCCTCATCAGACTTCACTAGGATCTGAGCCTTGTGCTTACAGCTTAACACCGCTTCATTCATTTCCTTCGTCCATTTTATCTTCCGCCTTGTTTTTTCTTGAACATCTGCCCCACTCGTCACCTCCATTTGTCGTAGTGAACGCAACAGTAAACGAACTCAAATATTCAAACTAATGACTCAAATTTCCGTGCCAGGAGACACCTGCAGTCTCACTTCTCTCAGTTAGACAAAACACAAAGTATAAAATACTCCTCTGAATGTGTACTGGTGCTCCAAGCTTGGCTCACTTTCGTGCAGAAGCAAATTTCCAACGCTAGGGACGAAGTACGTCTGCACTACTCgccgccattattattattattattattattattattattattattattattattattattattattattattattattattattattatattatcattattatgcagtatgtagtacgtaagtgtgcttacaaatataagtaggaaaaggcactattgtgtaacaatcccttctgttaaacctatttacaaaccaattggtaataactaacgaaccaacatttgagaaaggaacaagagtttatattccttaataactcgtcgaaaccttgaatgaccttgctatgtttagggtgtacgataaaactgccttctgcatattaaacaaaacctggttccctctatccaaacctaaaaacttcctaactttctccgccgtctccatagagtagcctcctagtgcatcaactatcacattaaactgtgtgatagtgtggccggggaactgttggcgcatctcccatctcttattattattatttgttacgagttcgaatgttttgaggaaaggtagcttgcaaactaaactgaacgcagggttgtcggaacaacaataagaagatttattccaaaaatgaacgtagtttccacgaagtaaaactctgaacaacacgtattcaataaacttacacggcctccgccaacttgaataaacacagcttctgtcacacttgactaaacacggccaacgccaactctcttcgcttgtgaaaaagtagttagaaaaacactccgcttggactcgtctacttatatactctgacaataaatttctagaactttctaaattagtaatgaatctaattatagaaagattacaaaacacaccgatttagaaacgcttacgtacaaacctaaatataaacaaactacgaactctagcgaagcttctagacagtgacgctagtcacgcaatactatttttcgtaacataaccccctcttgagaagaaatttcctaaatttctactaacaacgaaaaattagttagatagtaccaactgaggaggcagtccagtgtctcttaagttattcctctactctgcttagataatctgctcctacattctcagatcccttgatagcctcaactctgaagttgtaactctgaagaaacatagcccaacgcattaggcgtccattagcaaacttcgcactgttcatgtacttcagtggctcgtgatctgtttgtagcacaaaggcaactccatacagataaagatgaaaccttttgaatccccacacaatggctaaacactctttctcgatggttgaataattacgctccgcacttgacaatttcttacttgcgtagcaaacggggaatagtttgccatcatgtttctgcattaatacagcgccaataccactgtcggaagcatcagtctgcagaaagtaggttttccttgaatctggcagtcgaaggactggttcctttgttaggtgggccttgatactctgataggctttctcctgtgcctcaccccattcaacttttttaggttggcctttacgcgtgaggtctgacagcggggctgctaatgctgcgaagttagggataaaatctctgtaatatccagccaaacccatgaactgcgccttagtagttggtcttggagcatctctaatctttgTCACGTTGTCTtgatgaagaccaattaacccttcctcgaaacgatgaccaagaaaatcaacggtgttgactccaaaaagacatttagtcggtcttatggtcattccagcagctaataatcttctaaacaactctcgaagcgccttgatgtgctcttcccacgtacgggtgtgaaccaaaatgtcatcccaataaaattcaacgttgtccagtccacacaatagcttcttcatggctctctttaaggtcgctgcggagttgatcataccaaacggcatcttcaggaattcatacgatccgtcaggcgtcacaaaagcagtcttcggtatatcctcctcaggaatagaaatttgccagtagcccttgctcaaatcaattctggtaaaatacttgtcatcattcaacttctggaacaaatgctcagcagttggcataggctcaggatcaaacacggttaacttgttcagtttacgatagtccacgcacacacgatttgagttgtcttttttcataacaactacaacaggcgaagcatagggcgagcttgattctcttatgactcccatcttcatcatgtctgtaatatccttcttcagcgattctcttaagctatacggtactgggtatggtcttgatctaactggttggtcggatgtaagcttgatatgatgctgagccaaacttgttgtgcctggggcttctgtgaataagctttgaaactcatttgcaagatccatgaactctgctctttgctcatgagaaaggttatctcctatggtcacatcattgactgactctttcgcgacataaccgccaaactccagaaaatcaatactatccacagggtcaacttcttctacttcactctcaacatgttcgttcttacaaatgttagcgttcgtttcaacagcaactgctccaacggaaacaggatcctctcgctcaaaatacttcttcagtagattagcatggtaaactctctcttttcctttgactctcactctataatcattgagaccaactacagcactaacctcgaatggacctttccactgcattaggagcttgttgtggtcggtcggtagcagcactaacactttatctccaggtacaaacttcctgactttagtctttcgatcgtaataatgcttgcctttgttctgggatttctgaagctcggtgtgcgccagcttgagggtatcttcaagcttctcacACAGCtcgaacacatactgatagctgttctttacttcaggctcctccagctctttcgtccaaagctctttgagaataaacatcggtcctctgacagctcttccatacagcaactcaaacggcgaaaaaccagtagactcctgaggaacttcacgatatgcaaacagcaacgggttaatatagcgatgccactgtcttggctgttcactgcacaatctctttaacatactcttcattgttccattaaacttttccgtcaggccattacacataggatgatatggagtcgtggtgagctgtttgatgctcaaaagtcgcgtcatttccttcatacactcagagacgaactgcgtaccaaggtcgctcaagatctcttcaggcactcccaaacgactaaagatatccaccaacgcttctgccacagtttcagtatcaatgttcttcagcggaacggcttcaggataacgagttgcaaagtcgaccaatgtcaatatatatctatgaccgtcctcactcgggggaacaataggtccaaccaggtcgattgctactctcttaaacggcttgtcaattaatggcatcttctccaggggaaccttcggtacggaacccttgttaactgtcttctgacatacatcgcaggacttgcaataacgagtcacgtccccttgaatgcctggccaatagaacgcgctttgaatcttatcagtcgttttctttcttcccatgtgacctcccatgatcgatccgtgcgctagttccattattcgacttctcagctgcacaggaaccataacctgcttcaggggtttacctccgttcacataagggtgcttgtagacgcggtacagaactccacctttcacttcaaatgaagtctcagcctggcctctcccaactacgtcatctttctcccaaaatttctgtaggctctcgtcgtcacgctgcatctgcttgagcttttctctatcgactacaggactttctttggtatccggtaccttcaacggaatatgttctccggctttcttagcttgacttcttgtggttacagcacaagcttcttgtacaggaacttgccagcttgggtctgggtcgtcagcggctcttgcgcctggtacatttccaataattaaatcataaacagcatcgggaagacactgcgcttccacttgtcccttgagataaggtgtatcaacgtcaatctttgcgatgggaactttccttgccgtattgtcaatgagcagcataacattaaattcaccagtaaactaatcctcagacacaaggtccctctttactacaattccactacaaccagtatctctcaggacatcaacaggcttctctccaactctacctttcacgacaggcattttacttctcactccagtcaacggctcgacacaagcactactcaacaatggaatcttcttaccacaggctaacagcaacttatcatctttaatacaggccttaatttcttcatcagtaggtttaacctcaggtggttgaactaaacaactggcactcacttgaccacgctgcacagggttaccatccttactttgtcctcctgatctgcgtccacctgttcgacagtttctagcttcatgtccctgcttaccacataggaaacactttcttgttagggttgggcagttgacagctttatgacctcgggtattgcacttaaagcaatgcagagctggtggattaatctgcatgttcttggcttcttccctctcaggctgcactgttggctttctgctcgctgagctgaacaaatgtctaccatgagcctccaagtactggtcagcgatcttcgcaatctttgctagagtttcaggtgccctttctcgcaggtgaattgccaaatccttagggcaagagtcaataaattgttctttcacgatcaagtccttaagaccatcaaaggattgcgcagtatccgaaagctctagccaacgtaacaggtatctgtccagtcgcacaataaactgctccggactttcgtcaacttctggtttagatgctctaaattttcgacgatagccgtcttcggtaaggtcatatctcttcattaatgcaatctttaccttgtcataatccttagctgcgtcctccgatagacgtgaatacacttctagtgcccgtccagacaacagagcgctgagcttcgatgcccatccatcttttttccacttagctgtctcggcaaatctctcgaacctctgcaaatacgcgtccaaatcgtctttgccatcaacgaacgaggggagtttaggtgctttagcccgatcctctctgtCACCTCTTTCTGCAGTACGACCATCACCATTCATTGCTGCTATTCTAGCAAGTTCTAGCTCATGTTCTCTCTTGGCAACCTCAGCAGCTTCCTTCTGTCTCATGAGGTCAGCTTCCTGTTGTAACTTCCTAATTTCTCTTTCCTGACGTCTCGCATCCCTTTCTTCATCCTGTCGTCTGcgtctttcttctttttcttcttcaagctGTCTACGTTTCTCCTCTCTTTCCTCTtccaattgtctgcgtttttcttcacgTTCTTCCTCTCTACGTTTCTCTTCTCGTTCTTCGTCTCTGCGTttgtcctctttttcttcttgttcacgcacgaattcaagcagcttttctccttccagaccaaacttttcgccaagctgaataaatttctccattttcacagcactaaaGTTCCACGGTTCCTTCACTCGCTACAACTTTTTTCCACAGCGCAGCTACTTCCTTCCAAGTTGcgatcctttcctggtttctgtagtcggcaaacaaatgaattcctctcccggacaggcccccaatgttacgagttcgaatgttttgaggaaaggtagcttgcaaactaaactgaacgcagggttgtcggaacaacaataagaagatttattccaaaagtgaacgtagtttccacgaagtaaaactctgaacaacacgtattcaataaacttacacggcctccgccaacttgaataaacacagcttctgtcacacttgactaaacacggccaacgccaactctcttcgcttgtgaaaaactagttagaaaaacactccgcttggactcgtctacttatatactctgacaataaatttctagaactttctaaattagtaatgaatctaagtatagaaagattacaaaacacaccgatttagaaacgcttacgtacaaacctaaatataaacaaactacgaactctagcgaagcttctagacagtgacactagtcacgcaatactatttttcgtaacattattattattattattattattattattattattattattattattattattattattattatgtacatgaaacgctttagctccggcggatgttatgccgacattacaccaaagaagcgagccatagccaatggccaaaggtcctttgtgtcatttcttctccttcagctgtccaacaccttccttagaatcctggctgtgcctaacaaggctgttttctgtaacagtcccgttctgatcgtaacacctagcttctcaagccatgcatccaacctcttgcttacaactccgagtgcaccaacgactactggaactacttccagatgcctaattccccatagtcttccaatttctctcttaaggtcctgatatttctcaatcttttcaccttccttttcataCACTCTGTGGTCCCAGGGTGAAGCTATGTCTACTATGATTGCCTTGTTATGTTtcttctcaacaacaacaatgtcggGTCTTCTGGCCTCGATAACATGGTCACACTGGATGGTcatatcccacaagatcttacatttttcattttccactacCCCTTCCGGTTGATGTTCATACCATTTCTCACCTCTGCTCATGTCATACTTACAACAGAGTTTCCAGTGGACCAATCTGGCAATATTGTCGTGTCTTCTCTTGTACTCTTTTTGTGCCAACATCTTACACTCACTTAGGATGTGGTTTATTGTTTCACCCTTTTTGTTACACATCCTACAAAGCGGGGAATCTACTGACTTGTCAATGTTGAACTTAACATAATTTGTTCTCAGTGCCTGTTCTTGAGCTGCAAAAATAAGTGCTTCAGTTTCAACTTTCAAGTCACTTTTCCTAGTCCACTCCCAGGTCTTATCTTTATCAACTGTCTCTGGCATTTCCCGCAGAAATTGACCATACATTTTTTTTCCCTGTCCATCTATTTAAGCTGGCATTCTGCCTGTCCCTTTTAAATtcattcttttcctttgccCCCTCACTATCCAAGATCTTTATCTTTCTTACTCCTGCCATCAATCTCTCATTTGAATTCCTAACGTACCATGCCAGATTATTTTCTTCAGCCTTCACACACATTTCACAGCTAATAAGCCCTCTTCCTCCTTTCTGCCGTGCTAGGTACACCCTGTCTACATCATTTTTGGGGTGCAGTGCGCCATATAGTGTCATCATTTTCCTGGTCTTTCTATCCAACACCTTCAGCTCATCAGTCTTCCACTCTATCACACCAGCACTATACCTTAGGATTGCAACTGCCCATGTGTTGGCAGCCATGATTTTATTCTTCCCACTCAACTTTGACTTTAACACCAGTTTCAGCCTACGTTTATATTCCTTTGAGAATAGGTCCTTCATCTCCTTTTCCTTCAAGTGATCTGTTTCCAGTATGCCTAAGTACCTATACCCTCTATCCTCAATCTCCTTCATAACCTGCCCATCTGGTAGTAAAACTCCTTCCATCTTTACAATTTTGCCGCGTTTTAGTACCAACACCCCACActtttttattccaaattccATTCCTATGTCTATGCTAAATGTATGGACTGTCTGTACAAGCGAGTCAATTGGTCATCCATAAACAAGAGGTGGTTTATCTTAAACTCACGTCCCCCCCACTCATAACCAGCTTTTGATCTTCTCAACACAAGCGAGAGTGGAACCATGCACAATACAAAAAGCAATGGTGAGAGGCTGTCTCCCTGAAATATCCCTCTCTTGATGTTAACAACTCCCAACTGTTGCCCACATGATGTCAATTCAGTCTTCCACTTTTTCATACTACTCAGGAGAAACTGTCTCACATTAACTGCGATACCAAACATTTCCAGGCATTCCCCTATCCAACTATGTGGTACCATGTCATACGCCTTGCGGTAGTCTATCCAGGCCATGGTTAGGTTGGTATGTCTCCTTTTACAATCTTTCAGGATTGCCTTGTCAATAAGCAACTGATCCTTGGTCCCCCTACTTCTCCTCCTACACCCCTTCTGCTCCTCAGGTAGGATCCCCTCCAAGTGTTTGTACATTACTTCAGCAATGACGCCTGTCATGAGCTTCCACATGAGGGGAAGGCAAGAAATGGGTCTAAAATTGTCTTTTGCATTTCCTTTGCTGTGGTCTTTCAAACATAAAATCGTTCTCCCAAAGGTTAGCCATTCTGGCAGCTCTTCCTCTTTATTCAAGATGTTATTCAACTGCTTTGCAATTCTCCCATGAAGTCCACTCAATTTTTTCAACCAGAAACCTTGCACACCGTCCTTACCAGGAGCTTTCCAATTTGGCAACTTTCTACACTGACTGGTTACCATATCAGATGTTATCTCCAGTTCTCCCTGTTGGTTATCCTTAATGTCATTCTTGATATTATTCAACCATTCCGCACTCCTATTATGCTCTTTACCTACACTCCAAATGTCACCCCAAAACTTCTTACTTTCATCCGCATCAGGGATAACATTCTCATTCCTAGCCGTGCCATTTAACTCCTGGTAGAATCTCTTTTGGTCTTGCTTGAACAGTATGTTCTGCTTGTACTGTGTACGTCGTTGGTCATATCTCTTTATCTTTGCAGCTTTAGCAAGAATCCTCTGTTTTAACTCCTCCAACACCGTAGTTATCCCCTTCCCCTTGATATTGTATTTCTTTTCAAGTTGTTCCATCTTCCCGCTTTTCCTTAACTCACCCCGTTTTTCCCTTTCTAGCAAGTTGATATCTTTCCTAATCCTTTTGATGTCTCCTTCAATTCTCCTTTGCCACCACGGCATCTTGCTTTGCTTCTGTGTAGTCTGTTTTAGACCAAGCTCTTTAGCAACATACATACTTggtgcattattattattattattattattattattattattattattattattattattattattattattgttattgttattgttattgtattggcacgtgctctctctTCATTTGATGCCTCCCTCATTTGTCATGCCTCCTCAGGAGTGTCAAGCGAGataacggctgtcgtgaaaacacggcc from Montipora foliosa isolate CH-2021 unplaced genomic scaffold, ASM3666993v2 scaffold_446, whole genome shotgun sequence carries:
- the LOC137989195 gene encoding uncharacterized protein, which translates into the protein MEVTSGADVQEKTRRKIKWTKEMNEAVLSCKHKAQILVKSDEAPLSESGRKKGYMQVMKEMWDAMGYEDFGLTSQNLRDQAARLEKSMGDATSSIIRRIGKRKQNGLIDSNNGESEQRAGKCQSARNANKQEQESNLHSTQDQTVIPVGPVNTLTEDKDDLLGKALRLFASVNLQPGDYTSRGFDTRIKEKPSGNEINIVNKTVGEIMSQNTVLPVENPFGYLWVANCALYSAVIAFLLIKGWRKEHNMRTDSGKRHSDKYKREFEKKVTELRKRISIAKAELERIRENRKITKKGRKNRTILMEECKKISSSELINYMEKKKSQLRKLKAGYTRGKKLHEARSINRQFNQDTRKVYAHFRALCSEDEERPKYQSTSSNRSGCDSEERFENIEDASNFWIELWETRGTGNKEAQWLSKIKEAIARKVPVPSEGSWRLECSEAVKCLLKKRNWSAPGPDRLVNYWWKRMHVLHEGITKAFVAISESTEEYPTWFSEGKTRLIPKPGEFSSENQRPITCLNNIYKWFTSCLQTPMDNHLREFDLMESGQRGARLGCSGTSDNLMTDRMVTLDCHRGKRNLSMAWVDVKKAYDSVDHSWLLEIMEVHRFPSWLCRVMRFLVASWNTRIVTSTKRGPETSRCIRFNRGLPQGDSLCPRLFTLCLNPIAWSLEATEGYKLSKPISAKVSYLMYIDDLKVFASSEPKLNRVLKSTSAAMEDIGLTWNPKKCNVIHVRKGAQVHDAAGVRLGHEGVVESLDSSSTYKFLGVRETVMQDEKLALECAAKVYLQRLSLIWSSPLSDSNRVTASNQFALPVLSYLMWTQHWPITELRVIDREVRKIICENGGKHPLSSTAMLYLPRDKGGRGLRAIEQEYKLTKIKSAIKLYENTDPTMRLVQKFEERASEMGFTSLVKEACKYAEELDTGLTLNYPKPSCSPRQAPDTEILGKKVKGYLRRTVTEKLQEEIESEQWHGRLLCARWHDKDLSMDECFAWLREWPSAPTHTITGVLELYEQLTPTRVYTKIKTGTSQGEITCRLCGGAAETLAHVLAGCPALAQSKYLERHNAALKVLFFEVCKDLQLVDSVPPWYSLVGPKPVYESPEAQAYWDIPVYAEQSYVKANRVDVRFVDHRRKRVWAVEMSCPWLDNRGKKEREKTEKYAPLRWELRKQYPGYVVEQCNVVIDVLGGWKKETPGQSDCARNKPTAKWKRVHEEKVMEIRKKISIAKAEMERIKVNRQLTKRGRNRELLKMECKTLSVGELVNYMERNKAVLRKLKKGFVRRKKGEESRSFNRTYQVDPSRVYKGFNKLARDQGTDRPVYKSMEDVDKGSNTDELLDNIEEASGFWKELWETPGSGNASASWLEEMKDVIREHVPPPAEEEWDLEIDEVVKKVKKKKNWSASGPDKNLIIGGNMLRLSTT